A window of the Agrococcus jejuensis genome harbors these coding sequences:
- a CDS encoding O-antigen ligase family protein — translation MSVDRRIVVEASAVGVVGAVLAAVGLGPIALAIAGAVAACAWLARQGVFRLALGLVVVTTLGAASSVEVWASVSTYGRLAALGLLAIAVLREPTASDAPTASQRSVLGALVAIAGVATATTLWTIDVSTTLEQIVLLWTMVVIAAVASRRRWRTVEVVVGDVRVMVAVIAIVLVAGLVGHWLGVVPLPYGGRFQGLMANPNMAAQVGTLAIFLALAVLRLRRSWIALACIATSAATILLSESRTAIVAVVIGVVWMAVLAGARGLVAVVGLGIAGLCAATLLGPSPLQLALGRFGEVTAGDGLSGRSFIWSAGLDAVADRAHGWGWGTSDLVLADAYRAGATRELALTFHNSLLQVAVEGGVLAAVLLLVAYAGIVVPMLRTRRSSVAAALSGLAVAGIVAQMSESGVFGTGQVFPYLFWFGVCALLGLHAAARSEPGLPAEAGVRMVRR, via the coding sequence ATGAGCGTCGACCGCAGGATCGTGGTGGAGGCGAGCGCCGTCGGCGTCGTCGGAGCCGTGCTGGCAGCCGTGGGCCTCGGCCCCATCGCGCTCGCCATCGCCGGCGCCGTCGCCGCGTGCGCGTGGCTCGCCCGGCAGGGGGTCTTCCGACTCGCGCTCGGCCTCGTCGTCGTGACGACGCTCGGCGCCGCCTCGTCGGTCGAGGTCTGGGCATCCGTCTCGACCTACGGCAGGCTCGCCGCCCTCGGCCTGCTCGCGATCGCCGTGCTGCGCGAGCCCACCGCATCCGACGCCCCCACGGCGTCGCAGCGGTCGGTGCTCGGCGCGCTCGTCGCGATCGCGGGCGTCGCGACGGCGACGACGCTGTGGACGATCGACGTGTCGACGACGCTCGAGCAGATCGTGCTGCTGTGGACGATGGTCGTCATCGCCGCCGTCGCCTCGCGCCGTCGGTGGCGCACGGTCGAGGTCGTCGTCGGCGACGTGCGCGTCATGGTCGCGGTCATCGCGATCGTGCTGGTCGCCGGCCTCGTCGGCCACTGGCTCGGCGTCGTGCCGCTGCCCTACGGCGGCCGGTTCCAAGGCCTCATGGCCAACCCGAACATGGCCGCGCAGGTGGGCACGCTCGCGATCTTCCTCGCCCTCGCCGTGCTGCGCCTGCGGCGATCGTGGATCGCGCTCGCCTGCATCGCCACCTCGGCCGCGACCATCCTGCTGTCGGAGTCGCGCACGGCCATCGTCGCCGTCGTCATCGGCGTCGTCTGGATGGCGGTGCTCGCCGGGGCGCGCGGGCTCGTCGCCGTCGTGGGCCTGGGCATCGCTGGCCTGTGCGCGGCGACGCTGCTGGGGCCGAGTCCGCTGCAGCTCGCGCTGGGACGCTTCGGCGAGGTCACGGCCGGCGACGGCCTCTCGGGCCGCAGCTTCATCTGGTCGGCAGGCCTCGACGCCGTCGCCGACCGCGCGCACGGCTGGGGCTGGGGCACGAGCGACCTCGTGCTCGCCGACGCCTACCGCGCGGGTGCCACACGCGAGCTCGCGCTCACCTTCCACAACAGCCTGCTGCAGGTCGCCGTCGAGGGCGGCGTGCTCGCCGCCGTGCTGCTGCTCGTCGCCTACGCGGGCATCGTCGTGCCGATGCTGCGCACGCGGCGCTCGAGCGTCGCCGCAGCGTTGTCGGGCCTCGCGGTCGCGGGCATCGTCGCGCAGATGTCGGAGTCGGGCGTCTTCGGCACCGGCCAGGTCTTCCCGTACCTCTTCTGGTTCGGCGTCTGCGCGCTGCTCGGCCTGCACGCGGCCGCGCGCAGCGAACCCGGGCTCCCCGCCGAGGCGGGCGTGCGGATGGTGAGGCGATGA